One Bradyrhizobium sp. ISRA464 genomic window carries:
- a CDS encoding GntR family transcriptional regulator: MPEREADRSVSQTVRAQLALRDLILSGGLRPGERISELQAVETTGVSRTPVRMALVRLEEEGLLEAIPSGGFMVKAFSERDILDSIELRGTLEGLAARFAAERGVSARDLEPLKECLNEIDGLVRQDPVSVEAFSSYVALNARFHALLTELSRSPPLIRQIDRASALPFASPSGFVMAQSALPEAHQILLIAQDHHRVVVDAIENREGGRAEAVMREHARLAARNLRLALRNRTHLDLLPALALIKSAAAD, translated from the coding sequence ATGCCGGAACGGGAGGCCGATCGCTCCGTGTCGCAGACCGTGCGGGCACAGCTCGCGCTGCGCGACCTGATCCTCTCGGGCGGTCTTCGTCCGGGCGAGCGCATCTCGGAATTGCAGGCGGTCGAAACCACCGGCGTCTCGCGGACGCCGGTACGGATGGCGCTGGTGCGGCTGGAGGAGGAGGGCCTGCTGGAGGCGATCCCGTCGGGCGGCTTCATGGTCAAGGCATTCTCCGAGCGCGACATTCTCGATTCCATCGAGCTGCGCGGCACGCTCGAGGGTCTAGCCGCGCGGTTTGCCGCTGAACGCGGCGTGTCCGCGCGCGATCTCGAGCCGTTGAAGGAGTGCCTGAACGAGATCGATGGCCTGGTGCGCCAGGATCCGGTCTCGGTCGAGGCGTTCTCGTCCTATGTCGCGCTGAACGCGCGCTTCCATGCGCTGCTTACCGAGCTGTCGCGCAGCCCGCCGCTGATCCGGCAGATCGACCGCGCCTCGGCACTGCCGTTCGCCTCCCCCAGCGGCTTCGTGATGGCGCAATCGGCCTTGCCCGAGGCGCACCAGATCCTGCTGATCGCACAGGATCATCACCGCGTCGTGGTCGACGCCATCGAGAACCGGGAGGGCGGACGGGCTGAGGCCGTCATGCGCGAGCATGCGCGGCTTGCCGCGCGCAATCTGCGGCTGGCGCTGCGCAACCGGACCCATCTCGACCTGTTGCCGGCCCTGGCGCTGATCAAATCGGCTGCGGCCGACTGA
- a CDS encoding aromatic ring-hydroxylating dioxygenase subunit alpha, translating to MSKPFPMNAWYAAGWDAEIKHALLPRTICGKHVVMYRKGDGEVVALEDACWHRLVPLSKGRLEGDTVVCGYHGLKYNAQGRCTFMPSQETINPSACVRAYPVVERHRFVWLWMGDPALADPELVPDMHWNNDPAWAGDGKTIHVKCDYRLVVDNLMDLTHETFVHGSSIGNDAVAEAPFDVTHGEKTVTVTRWMKGIEAPPFWAKQLQKPGPVDRWQIIRFEAPCTVNIDVGVAPAGSGAPEGDRSAGVNGYVLNTITPETEKTTHYFWAFVRNHRLTEQRLTTEIREGVAGIFHEDEIILEAQQRAMDENPDRVFYNLNIDAGAMWARRVIDRMVAKENPPQHLQAAE from the coding sequence ATGTCAAAACCATTTCCGATGAACGCGTGGTACGCGGCCGGCTGGGACGCCGAGATCAAGCATGCGCTGCTGCCGCGCACGATCTGCGGCAAGCATGTCGTGATGTATCGGAAGGGCGACGGCGAGGTCGTGGCGCTGGAGGATGCCTGCTGGCACCGCTTGGTGCCGCTGTCCAAGGGCCGGCTCGAGGGCGACACCGTGGTCTGCGGCTATCACGGCCTGAAGTACAATGCGCAGGGCCGCTGCACCTTCATGCCCTCGCAGGAGACGATCAATCCGTCGGCCTGCGTGCGCGCCTATCCGGTGGTTGAACGTCACCGCTTCGTCTGGCTTTGGATGGGCGATCCCGCGCTCGCTGACCCCGAACTGGTGCCCGACATGCACTGGAATAATGATCCTGCCTGGGCCGGCGATGGCAAGACCATTCACGTCAAGTGCGACTACCGTCTCGTGGTCGATAACCTCATGGATCTCACCCACGAAACCTTCGTGCACGGCTCCAGCATCGGCAATGACGCGGTCGCCGAAGCTCCCTTCGACGTCACCCATGGCGAGAAGACCGTGACAGTGACGCGCTGGATGAAAGGCATCGAGGCGCCGCCGTTCTGGGCCAAGCAGTTGCAGAAGCCGGGTCCGGTCGACCGATGGCAGATCATCCGCTTCGAGGCGCCGTGCACGGTCAATATCGACGTCGGCGTCGCGCCGGCCGGATCAGGTGCGCCCGAAGGTGACCGCTCGGCGGGCGTCAACGGCTATGTGCTCAACACCATCACGCCGGAGACCGAGAAGACCACCCATTACTTCTGGGCCTTCGTGCGCAATCACCGCCTCACCGAGCAACGCCTGACCACGGAGATCCGCGAGGGCGTCGCCGGCATCTTCCACGAGGACGAGATCATTCTCGAGGCGCAACAGCGCGCGATGGACGAGAACCCGGACCGCGTATTCTACAACCTCAACATCGATGCCGGCGCGATGTGGGCGCGGCGCGTCATCGACCGCATGGTGGCGAAGGAGAACCCGCCCCAGCACCTGCAGGCGGCCGAGTAA
- a CDS encoding PDR/VanB family oxidoreductase, whose product MRFIETWTPATVVATRDLTPGIREFLLRPDRVAVAPYPVGSHIQIGVAVDGRPQTRSYSLVGEADAQGYRIAVRRAPESRGGSRYMWSLEPGARINITLPTSLVQLDWTRQHVCLVAGGIGITPIVGAAQALARRNAEVALHYAVRSRDDAAYLDVLEALLGRRLIVYAGDEGRRLDLGAVFAALPQDAMTLLCGPMRMLDAARHAWEAAGRPMADLRYETFGSSGLLPTEAFRVRLKQEGVEVVIPHDRTMLDVLNDAGDEVMSDCRRGECGVCALDVIDVDGEIDHRDVFFSERERREGRKICACVSRARGIITVDTLHRADSA is encoded by the coding sequence ATGCGCTTCATCGAGACCTGGACGCCTGCAACCGTCGTCGCCACGCGCGATCTCACGCCCGGCATCCGCGAATTCCTGCTGCGCCCCGATCGCGTCGCCGTGGCGCCCTATCCGGTCGGCAGCCATATCCAGATCGGCGTCGCGGTCGATGGACGGCCGCAGACGCGTTCCTACTCGCTGGTCGGGGAAGCGGATGCGCAAGGCTACCGGATCGCGGTGCGCCGCGCGCCGGAGTCCCGCGGCGGCTCGCGCTATATGTGGTCGCTCGAACCGGGAGCCCGCATCAACATCACGCTGCCGACATCGCTTGTGCAACTCGACTGGACGCGACAGCATGTCTGCCTTGTGGCCGGCGGCATCGGCATCACGCCGATCGTCGGCGCGGCGCAGGCGCTCGCCCGTCGCAACGCGGAAGTTGCGCTGCATTATGCGGTGCGCTCGCGCGATGATGCTGCCTATCTCGACGTGCTCGAAGCTCTGCTCGGCCGGCGCCTGATCGTCTACGCCGGCGACGAGGGCCGTCGGCTCGATCTCGGTGCGGTGTTCGCGGCGCTGCCGCAGGATGCGATGACGTTGCTCTGCGGCCCGATGCGGATGCTGGATGCGGCGCGGCACGCCTGGGAGGCCGCCGGCCGGCCGATGGCCGACCTGCGCTATGAGACGTTCGGATCGAGCGGGCTGCTGCCGACCGAAGCATTCCGTGTGCGGCTCAAGCAGGAGGGCGTCGAGGTCGTGATTCCGCACGACCGGACGATGCTTGATGTGCTCAACGACGCCGGCGACGAGGTGATGAGCGACTGCCGCCGCGGCGAATGCGGCGTCTGTGCGCTTGATGTGATCGACGTCGACGGCGAGATCGATCATCGCGACGTCTTCTTCAGCGAGCGCGAGCGGCGGGAAGGCCGCAAGATCTGCGCCTGCGTGTCGCGCGCCCGCGGCATCATCACGGTGGACACCTTGCACCGCGCGGACTCGGCCTGA
- the ltrA gene encoding group II intron reverse transcriptase/maturase codes for MSLETPERIRTLQRKLYCKAKAEPAYRFYLLYDKICREDILRHAYALARANAGAPGVDGVTFEQIEASGVEAWLAGLREDLVSKTYRPDPVRRVMIPKPGGGERALGIPTIRCRVIQTAAKLVLEPIFEADFEDSAYGYRPRRSAVDAIKETHRLICRGYTDVVDADLSKYFDTIPHSDLLKSVARRIVDRHVLWLIKLWLQAPVEERDGNGKRRMSGGKNSKRGTPQGGVASPLLSVIYMNRFLKHWRLTGRGEAFRAHIVSYADDFVILSRGYAHEALAWTKAVMTKLGLTLNEAKTSVKDARRESFDFLGYSFGPHRYRKDGHWYLGASPSKKSVQRLKAKVSDILVPGNTGCWLDVRDRLNRLLRGWSTYFGYGTRKPAYRTVDNHVYERVRGFLVRRHKVPSRGTRLFPREAVFGALGVLHLRRVHLGPPPWALH; via the coding sequence ATGAGCCTCGAAACGCCTGAAAGGATCAGGACCCTTCAGAGAAAGCTCTATTGCAAGGCGAAGGCGGAGCCTGCCTACCGCTTCTATTTGCTCTACGACAAGATCTGCCGTGAGGACATTCTGCGCCACGCCTACGCGCTGGCCCGTGCCAATGCGGGTGCGCCTGGTGTTGACGGGGTGACCTTTGAGCAGATCGAGGCGTCGGGCGTGGAAGCATGGTTAGCGGGGCTGCGCGAGGACCTCGTTTCGAAGACGTACCGACCCGATCCGGTGCGGCGGGTGATGATCCCGAAGCCCGGGGGAGGCGAGCGCGCGCTCGGCATTCCCACGATCCGCTGTCGCGTCATTCAGACTGCCGCCAAACTCGTGTTGGAACCGATATTCGAAGCGGACTTCGAGGACAGTGCTTATGGCTATCGTCCGCGTCGCAGCGCGGTCGATGCGATCAAGGAAACGCACCGGCTGATTTGCCGGGGCTATACCGACGTGGTTGACGCCGATTTGTCGAAATATTTCGACACGATCCCGCATTCGGACCTCCTCAAATCGGTGGCCCGACGCATCGTTGACCGGCATGTGCTGTGGCTGATCAAGCTGTGGCTGCAAGCGCCGGTCGAGGAGCGGGACGGCAACGGGAAGCGGCGCATGAGTGGCGGCAAGAACAGCAAGCGCGGCACACCGCAAGGCGGTGTTGCAAGCCCGCTGCTCTCCGTCATCTATATGAACCGGTTCCTGAAGCATTGGCGATTGACCGGACGCGGCGAAGCCTTCCGCGCCCACATCGTCTCGTACGCCGACGACTTCGTCATCCTCAGCCGCGGCTATGCGCACGAGGCTCTGGCGTGGACGAAAGCGGTGATGACGAAACTCGGGCTGACGCTCAACGAGGCGAAAACCTCGGTGAAGGATGCCCGGCGCGAGAGCTTCGACTTCCTTGGTTATAGCTTCGGGCCGCATCGGTACCGGAAAGATGGCCATTGGTATCTGGGCGCGAGCCCGTCCAAGAAGAGTGTTCAGCGGCTCAAAGCCAAGGTGAGCGATATCCTGGTCCCCGGCAACACCGGGTGCTGGCTTGACGTGCGTGACCGGCTCAATCGCTTGTTGCGAGGCTGGAGCACGTACTTCGGCTACGGCACTCGGAAACCGGCGTACCGGACCGTCGATAACCATGTGTACGAACGGGTCCGCGGATTCCTGGTCCGACGTCACAAGGTGCCGTCGCGTGGCACCCGCCTCTTCCCGCGAGAGGCTGTGTTTGGCGCGCTCGGGGTCTTGCACCTCCGACGCGTCCACTTGGGACCGCCGCCGTGGGCCTTGCACTGA
- a CDS encoding DUF2778 domain-containing protein, producing the protein MANTSAALTFDDRFGSRSTLNSASIYYPLRRGIRSDRADFKTEFDQIEDALAGQQLRNTQIDLPSQEEETAALPPPAPAVAAIPMPRSRPAEANLIARNDTPPPPPVQQADNRTFFQKIADMMPAKLQLASLDPNDGLLSGPSPNLRALGYDNATAVYDITGRVVYMPDGTKFEAHSGLGNLLDDPAHVNARNAGATPPGIYEMKPREKLFHGVPALRMTPVDGSDTFGRVGLLVHSYMLGPNGDSNGCISVKHYDKFLQAYRSGLVKRIAVVVSIKDTQSASSRSPSNS; encoded by the coding sequence TTGGCTAACACTTCTGCCGCGCTGACTTTCGACGATCGCTTCGGCTCTCGCTCCACGCTCAATTCGGCTTCGATCTATTATCCTCTGCGCCGTGGTATCCGTTCGGATCGCGCTGACTTCAAGACCGAGTTCGACCAGATCGAAGACGCGCTGGCCGGCCAGCAGTTGCGTAACACGCAGATCGATCTGCCCAGCCAGGAGGAGGAGACAGCCGCCTTGCCGCCGCCCGCGCCGGCTGTCGCAGCAATACCGATGCCGCGATCCCGCCCGGCCGAGGCCAACCTGATCGCGCGGAACGATACGCCGCCCCCGCCGCCGGTGCAGCAGGCCGATAACCGGACGTTTTTCCAGAAGATTGCCGACATGATGCCGGCAAAGCTGCAACTGGCCTCACTCGATCCGAATGACGGGCTGCTGTCCGGTCCGAGCCCGAACCTCCGCGCGCTCGGCTATGACAACGCCACGGCGGTCTACGACATCACCGGGCGTGTCGTGTACATGCCCGACGGCACCAAGTTCGAGGCGCATTCCGGTCTCGGCAACCTGCTGGACGATCCGGCACATGTGAACGCCCGCAACGCCGGTGCGACGCCACCCGGCATCTATGAGATGAAGCCGCGCGAAAAGCTGTTCCACGGCGTGCCCGCGTTGCGGATGACCCCGGTCGACGGCAGCGACACGTTCGGACGCGTTGGCCTGCTCGTTCACAGCTACATGCTCGGCCCGAACGGCGACTCCAACGGCTGCATCTCGGTCAAGCATTACGACAAGTTCCTGCAAGCCTACCGCAGCGGCCTGGTCAAGCGCATCGCCGTCGTGGTCAGCATCAAGGACACGCAGTCGGCCTCGAGCCGCTCGCCGTCCAACTCGTAA
- a CDS encoding IS1380 family transposase, producing the protein MPTECSAERFDFGVVEGRAVEAAFDAGLVTSDAGALLLGAADRAIDLVGRFADCFRDHRRPDLIEHAVGTLVGQRVFGIALGYEDLNDHDELRHDPLMAVLAGKLEAKREDCAPVAGKSTLNRLELSRNEPSRYHKIAYDAAAIEALPVTLFLEAHKRPPAQIILDLDATDDPLHGHQEGRFFHGYYDCYCYLPLYVFCGRHLLAAKLRPSDIDASAGSVAEVERIVRQIRVHWPFVRILLRADSGFAREALMAWCERNRVDYLFGLARNTRLVAMIEEELAAARAAAEKTGRPARRFKDFQWSTRGTWSRRRRVVAKAEWTKGEANPRFVVTSLKRAEAGARQLYEDIYCARGEMENRIKECQLDLYADRTSAATMRANQLRLWFASMAYVLICALRRIGLAETIFADATCGTIRLKLLKIGALVRISVRRIKIAMASACPAAEPWGIAAHRLAKAAGARASPA; encoded by the coding sequence ATGCCGACAGAGTGTAGCGCAGAACGGTTTGATTTTGGAGTGGTGGAAGGCCGGGCTGTGGAAGCGGCCTTTGATGCTGGCCTGGTGACGTCGGACGCTGGAGCGCTGCTTCTGGGCGCCGCCGATCGAGCGATCGATCTGGTGGGGCGTTTTGCAGATTGCTTTCGCGATCATCGCCGTCCGGACTTGATCGAGCATGCGGTCGGGACGTTGGTCGGACAACGGGTCTTTGGCATTGCACTTGGCTACGAAGATCTCAACGATCACGACGAGCTGCGGCACGACCCGCTGATGGCGGTGCTGGCGGGCAAGCTTGAGGCCAAGCGCGAGGACTGCGCGCCGGTGGCCGGCAAGTCGACGCTGAACCGGCTGGAGCTGAGCCGAAACGAGCCTTCGCGCTATCACAAGATCGCCTACGACGCGGCGGCGATCGAGGCGTTGCCGGTGACGCTATTCCTGGAGGCGCACAAGCGACCGCCGGCGCAGATCATCCTCGATCTCGACGCCACCGACGACCCGCTGCACGGGCATCAGGAAGGACGCTTCTTCCACGGCTATTACGACTGTTACTGCTATCTGCCGCTGTACGTGTTCTGCGGCCGGCATCTGTTGGCGGCCAAGCTGCGGCCCTCCGACATTGACGCCAGCGCGGGCAGCGTCGCGGAGGTCGAGCGGATTGTCCGGCAAATCCGCGTCCACTGGCCGTTCGTGCGCATCCTGCTGCGCGCCGACAGTGGCTTTGCGCGCGAGGCGCTGATGGCGTGGTGCGAACGGAACCGCGTGGATTACCTGTTCGGGCTCGCCCGCAACACGCGCCTGGTCGCCATGATCGAAGAGGAGCTCGCCGCGGCGCGGGCTGCAGCCGAGAAGACCGGCCGCCCGGCGCGCCGCTTCAAGGACTTCCAGTGGAGCACGCGCGGCACCTGGAGCCGAAGGCGCCGCGTCGTCGCCAAGGCGGAGTGGACAAAAGGGGAAGCCAATCCGCGCTTCGTCGTGACCTCGCTCAAGCGGGCCGAGGCGGGTGCGCGGCAGCTCTACGAGGACATTTACTGCGCCCGTGGCGAGATGGAAAACCGCATCAAGGAGTGCCAGCTCGATCTCTACGCCGACCGCACTTCCGCGGCGACCATGCGCGCCAACCAACTGCGGTTGTGGTTCGCCTCGATGGCCTATGTGCTGATCTGTGCCCTGAGGCGCATCGGCCTTGCCGAAACCATCTTTGCGGACGCCACCTGCGGCACCATCCGCCTCAAGCTCCTGAAGATCGGCGCACTGGTGCGCATCAGCGTCCGCCGCATCAAGATCGCCATGGCCTCGGCCTGTCCGGCCGCCGAACCGTGGGGCATCGCCGCGCACCGCCTGGCCAAAGCCGCCGGAGCCCGCGCCTCGCCGGCCTGA
- a CDS encoding EAL domain-containing protein translates to MRMYLSSYLAKLLAGDLSAFGAPPTDDALAGHIRAEQVSLILGYSAGIMLANACNALVLAVALWQSPDWSFAMMWAVGVSSAALFFGLQARASRRIAKPQFVSRRTMYRLVRNALALGTAWGIVPVAFFADASSGAQLVITCLCAGMLAGGAFAFSTIPIAAIAFTAPIFVGTAICLGREGDFIYLLVAVLVVVYGLVLLRGVFVHAFEFQRRIIAQHEAERTVRQDLLTHLPNRVAFNETLAGALNRLTRSGEEFAVLLLDLDRLKEVNDRFGHPAGDEFLVQVAARLQRCTRAAEHVARIGSDEFALIMSNLSRAEDALALAERFVAAFADPFVIEGYEVTSAISIGIVLAPRDGNTSHDLLKHVDIALYRAKKSGPGTICFFEASDDQSARDRRALQRDLERAIEADELFLVYQPFLDIRKGHITGFEALLRWQHPVRGLIPPTVFIPIAEESGLIHPLGEWVIRHACATLSLWPDDLRIAVNFSAVQFQNASILETIVQALTEANVSPRRLEIEITESMLISKYGSAPAILNSLLELGLTVALDDFGTGFSSLTYLRKLPFSRIKIDQSFIRDMLTQPDCAAIVKSVIALAQDLEIGVVAEGVETADQLEYLRQTSCDEVQGYLIGRPMSASEISAALDRASQQSVHAA, encoded by the coding sequence ATGCGTATGTACCTGAGTTCATATCTCGCGAAGCTGCTCGCAGGCGACCTGTCCGCCTTCGGCGCGCCGCCGACCGATGATGCGCTCGCAGGTCACATCCGGGCCGAGCAGGTTTCGCTGATCCTCGGCTATTCGGCCGGCATCATGTTGGCCAATGCCTGCAACGCGCTGGTGCTCGCTGTCGCGCTGTGGCAATCGCCCGACTGGTCCTTCGCCATGATGTGGGCGGTGGGAGTGAGCAGCGCAGCCCTGTTCTTCGGCCTGCAGGCGCGCGCGTCGCGACGCATCGCCAAGCCGCAGTTCGTATCGCGCCGGACCATGTACCGTCTGGTGCGCAATGCTTTGGCGCTGGGCACCGCCTGGGGCATCGTCCCGGTCGCCTTCTTCGCGGACGCTTCGAGCGGCGCGCAGTTGGTCATTACCTGCCTGTGCGCGGGAATGCTGGCCGGCGGCGCCTTCGCCTTCTCCACCATTCCGATCGCGGCGATTGCATTCACCGCACCGATCTTCGTCGGCACGGCGATCTGTCTCGGCCGGGAGGGCGATTTCATCTACCTGCTGGTGGCGGTGCTGGTCGTGGTCTACGGGCTCGTACTGCTGCGTGGCGTCTTCGTCCACGCCTTCGAGTTCCAGCGACGGATTATTGCCCAGCATGAAGCCGAGCGAACCGTGCGGCAGGATCTGCTGACGCATCTGCCAAACCGCGTTGCCTTCAACGAAACGCTCGCCGGCGCCCTCAATCGGCTGACCCGGTCCGGTGAGGAATTCGCGGTGCTATTGCTCGATCTCGATCGCCTCAAGGAGGTGAACGACAGGTTCGGCCACCCTGCCGGCGATGAATTTCTGGTACAGGTCGCAGCCCGGCTGCAGCGATGCACACGCGCGGCCGAGCATGTCGCGCGCATCGGCAGCGACGAATTTGCGCTGATCATGTCCAACCTGTCCAGGGCGGAAGACGCGCTCGCGCTGGCCGAGCGGTTCGTGGCGGCGTTTGCCGACCCCTTCGTGATTGAGGGATACGAGGTCACGAGCGCGATCAGCATCGGCATCGTGCTGGCGCCGCGGGACGGCAACACGTCGCACGACCTCCTCAAGCATGTCGACATCGCGCTCTATCGGGCGAAGAAGTCGGGACCCGGCACCATCTGCTTCTTCGAAGCGAGTGACGACCAATCGGCGCGCGACCGCAGGGCGCTGCAGCGCGACCTCGAACGCGCCATCGAGGCGGACGAGCTGTTCCTCGTCTACCAACCCTTCCTCGATATCCGCAAAGGCCACATCACCGGCTTCGAGGCGCTGTTGCGCTGGCAGCATCCGGTGCGCGGTCTGATCCCACCGACTGTATTTATTCCGATCGCCGAGGAGAGCGGATTGATCCACCCGCTCGGCGAATGGGTCATTCGCCACGCCTGCGCGACGCTGTCACTCTGGCCGGACGATCTCAGGATCGCGGTCAACTTCTCCGCCGTGCAGTTCCAGAACGCGAGTATCCTGGAGACGATCGTGCAGGCCCTGACCGAGGCGAACGTGTCGCCACGCCGGCTTGAGATCGAAATCACCGAATCGATGCTGATCTCGAAATATGGATCGGCGCCCGCGATCCTGAACTCGTTGCTCGAGCTCGGTCTGACCGTCGCGCTCGACGATTTCGGCACGGGATTCTCGTCACTGACCTATTTGCGCAAGCTGCCGTTCAGCCGCATAAAGATCGACCAGTCCTTCATCCGCGACATGTTGACCCAACCGGACTGCGCCGCAATCGTGAAATCAGTGATCGCGCTTGCGCAGGACCTGGAAATTGGCGTCGTGGCCGAAGGGGTCGAAACCGCCGACCAGCTCGAATATCTGCGTCAGACCAGCTGCGACGAGGTCCAGGGTTACCTGATCGGCCGGCCGATGTCGGCGAGCGAGATCTCCGCCGCACTCGATCGCGCTTCCCAGCAGTCCGTACACGCCGCCTAG
- a CDS encoding choline dehydrogenase has protein sequence MNNNNHGASSNDAAEFDYIIVGAGSAGCVLANRLSADGKHSVLLLEAGPKDTNIWIHVPLGYGKLFKEKSVNWMYQTEPEPGLNGRQVFQPRGKVLGGSSSINGLLYVRGQHEDYDRWRQRGNAGWGYDDVLPYFKRAEDQQRGSDKYHGKGGPLPVSDWRHHDPLSEAFALAAAEAGIPTNPDFNGATQEGAGFFQTTTRRGRRASTAQSYLRPALTRGNLRVETSALAQRILFEGRRASAVEYKQNGQLRKAKARKEVLVSSGAYNSPQLLQLSGVGPADLLKQHGVDVVLDAPGVGNDLQDHLQVRIVTRCLQRVTLNDVVNHPLRRIWAGAHYAALRRGPLTIAAGTSGAFFKTNPRLATPDIQIHFIPFSTDKMGENLHSFSGFTASVCQLRPESRGTLRIKSADPGVPPEIRINYLATETDRRAFIDGIRILRKILAAPALKEYCAEEVYPGSKTVSDDDLLEFCRSTGSTVYHPTSTCRMGNDPLAVVDQRLKVRGIEGLRVVDASIMPDLMSGNTNAPTIMIAEKASDMILEDAR, from the coding sequence ATGAACAACAACAATCATGGCGCATCGTCGAACGACGCGGCCGAATTCGACTACATCATCGTCGGTGCCGGCTCGGCCGGTTGCGTGCTCGCCAATCGCCTGAGTGCCGACGGCAAGCACTCGGTGCTGCTGCTCGAGGCCGGACCGAAGGATACCAATATCTGGATCCACGTCCCGCTCGGCTACGGCAAGCTGTTCAAGGAAAAATCTGTCAACTGGATGTACCAGACCGAGCCGGAGCCGGGCTTGAACGGCCGTCAGGTGTTCCAGCCGCGCGGCAAGGTGCTGGGCGGGTCCAGCTCGATCAACGGCCTGCTCTATGTGCGTGGTCAGCACGAGGACTATGACCGCTGGCGCCAGCGCGGCAACGCCGGCTGGGGCTATGACGATGTATTGCCGTATTTCAAGCGGGCCGAAGATCAGCAGCGCGGGTCCGACAAATATCACGGCAAGGGCGGGCCGCTGCCGGTGTCGGACTGGCGACATCATGATCCGTTGTCGGAGGCCTTCGCTCTCGCCGCGGCCGAAGCCGGCATTCCCACCAATCCGGATTTCAACGGCGCGACCCAGGAGGGCGCCGGCTTCTTCCAGACCACGACGCGGCGCGGCCGGCGCGCCAGCACGGCGCAGTCCTATCTGCGTCCGGCGCTGACGCGCGGCAATCTGCGCGTCGAGACGTCAGCACTGGCGCAGCGCATCCTGTTCGAGGGTCGCCGCGCCAGCGCGGTGGAGTACAAGCAGAACGGGCAGTTGCGCAAAGCAAAGGCGCGCAAGGAAGTCCTGGTGTCAAGCGGCGCGTATAATTCGCCGCAATTGCTGCAGCTCTCCGGCGTCGGCCCCGCCGATCTGCTGAAGCAGCACGGCGTCGATGTCGTGCTCGATGCGCCCGGTGTCGGCAACGACCTTCAGGATCATCTGCAGGTTCGGATCGTGACGCGATGTCTGCAGCGGGTGACGCTCAACGACGTCGTCAACCATCCGCTGCGGCGCATCTGGGCCGGTGCGCATTATGCCGCCTTGCGTCGCGGGCCGCTGACCATCGCGGCCGGCACCTCAGGCGCGTTCTTCAAGACTAATCCGCGCCTAGCCACGCCGGACATCCAGATCCATTTCATTCCGTTCTCGACGGACAAGATGGGCGAGAACCTGCATTCGTTTTCGGGCTTCACCGCATCGGTCTGTCAGCTGCGGCCGGAAAGCCGCGGCACGCTGCGGATCAAGAGTGCCGATCCGGGCGTGCCGCCGGAGATCCGGATCAACTACCTCGCGACCGAGACCGACCGGCGCGCCTTCATCGACGGCATCCGCATCCTGCGCAAGATCCTGGCCGCACCGGCGCTGAAGGAGTATTGCGCGGAGGAGGTCTATCCGGGTTCCAAGACCGTCAGCGACGACGATCTGCTCGAGTTCTGCCGCAGCACCGGCAGCACGGTCTATCATCCGACTTCGACCTGCCGGATGGGCAACGATCCGCTCGCGGTCGTCGATCAGCGGCTCAAAGTGCGCGGCATCGAGGGCCTGCGCGTGGTCGATGCGTCGATCATGCCGGACTTGATGTCGGGCAACACCAATGCGCCGACGATCATGATCGCGGAAAAGGCCTCGGACATGATCCTGGAGGACGCACGGTAG